In the genome of Nitrospira sp., the window TCGCGTTCGCCTCGAAGGGCCTGCACCGGACCCTGGATGCCAGACCCAGTGATGCCATCGCCTTGGCGCTCAGAGCCGGCTGTCCGATATACGCCACGCAGGATGTCCTGAACCGGCGAACCGCCGTCCACCTGGATGCGTGGATCAACAGACTCGATACGACCAATACCGAAACCCAACAGGCGTGAGGCCTGACACCTCACATTAGAATCCTATCGTGCAGGAGTAGATGGAGACCATGACAAAAACGTATCTCGAGAAACCCGCTGATGTGCAACGAAAATGGTACCTCGTGGACGCCGAGGGAAAGACGCTTGGCCGCCTGGCGGCGAAAGTCGCCACCGTGCTGCGAGGCAAGCATAAGCCGACCTTCACGCCCCATGTTGATACGGGCGATCACGTCGTGATCGTCAACGCGGAGAAGGTCGTGCTCACCGGTAATAAAATGGAGGATAAGACCTACTCAACCCACAGTGGATTCCCCGGCGGTTTGAAGACGCTCACGGCAGAGCATATTCACCGCAAGGACCCGACCAAATTGTTGACGAAGGCCATCGAAGGCATGTTGCCCAAGAATCCGCTCGGGAACCACATGGCGAAAAAGTTGCGCGTCTATGCCGGCGCAACCCACCCGCATCAAGCGCAAAAACTGGAATCACTCTCGTTGTGATTTTTACTCTTCGAATTCGATCAGTGAAGGAGACCGCCTGATATGGCAGCAATGACGCAGTACGCAACCGGAAAAAGAAAAAGCGCGATCGCGCGCGCATGGGTCACCGCAGCCGCCGGTGACATCGTCGTCAATGAGAAGCCGCTGGAACAAGCCTTTCCCCGCCCGACGCTACGGAATATCATTCAATTTCCGTTTGAGTTGGCCGGAGTCGCGGGCAAATATTCCGTCCGCGCCACCGTGTACGGTGGTGGCCCAGCCGGTCAGGCCGGAGCACTTCGCCATGCGATCTCCAAGGCGCTGGTCATCATGAGCGCAGCGTTCCGCGGCCCGATCAAGAAGGAAGGCCTCTTGACCCGCGATTCTCGCGTGAAGGAACGGAAGAAGTACGGTCAGAAGGGCGCCAGAAAGCGCTTCCAATACTCGAAACGGTAACGATCGACTGGAGCGACAGGGTTCAAAAGGGAAGGCTCCGCAGCCTTCCCTTTTTTATTGGCTCGCTGGAGCCAACTATTGGTAACGGGCCAGGAGGCGTAAGATGACGTCGGTACGAGTAGCGGTAGCGGGGGCCAGCGGATATACCGGAGCCGAACTAGTGCGGCTC includes:
- the rpsI gene encoding 30S ribosomal protein S9, encoding MAAMTQYATGKRKSAIARAWVTAAAGDIVVNEKPLEQAFPRPTLRNIIQFPFELAGVAGKYSVRATVYGGGPAGQAGALRHAISKALVIMSAAFRGPIKKEGLLTRDSRVKERKKYGQKGARKRFQYSKR
- the rplM gene encoding 50S ribosomal protein L13, with the protein product MTKTYLEKPADVQRKWYLVDAEGKTLGRLAAKVATVLRGKHKPTFTPHVDTGDHVVIVNAEKVVLTGNKMEDKTYSTHSGFPGGLKTLTAEHIHRKDPTKLLTKAIEGMLPKNPLGNHMAKKLRVYAGATHPHQAQKLESLSL